Proteins from one Triplophysa dalaica isolate WHDGS20190420 chromosome 6, ASM1584641v1, whole genome shotgun sequence genomic window:
- the caskb gene encoding calcium/calmodulin-dependent serine protein kinase b isoform X5 has product MADDDVLFEDVYELCEVIGKGPFSVVRRCINRDTGQQFAVKIVDVASFTSSPGLSTEDLKREASICHMLKHPHIVELLETYSSDGMLYMVFEFMDGADLCFEIVKRADAGFVYSEAVSSHYMRQILEALRYCHDNNVIHRDVKPHCVLLASKENSAPVKLGGFGVAIQLGESGLVAGGRVGTPHFMAPEVVKREPYGKPVDVWGCGVILFILISGCLPFYGTKERLFEAIVKGKYKMNPRQWGHVSESAKDLVRRMLMLDPAERITVYEALNHPWLKERDRYSYKIHLPETIEQLRKFNARRKLKGAVLAAVSSHKFNSFYGDPPEDLHDFSEDPTSSGAVSQVLDSLEEIHALTDCSEKDLDFLHSVFQDQHLHILLDLYDKINSRSSPQIRNQPSDAVQRAKEVLETICCYPENMEAKELKRILTQPHFMALLQTHDVVAHEVYSDDALRVTPPPTSPYLNGDSPESINGDMDLENVTRVRLVQFQKNTDEPMGITLKMNDLNHCIVARIMHGGMIHRQGTLHVGDEIREINGISVANQTVEQLQKMLREMRGSITFKIVPSYRSQSLSCDKESPDLSRQSPANGYSSITSSILDLPSTIQPKGRPVRFHSSSISSAAVKDKIFQKIYVRAQFEYDPAKDDLIPCKEAGIRFRVGDIIQIISKDDHNWWQGKLENTKNATAGLIPSPELQEWRVACIAMEKTKQEQQASCTWFGKKKKQYKDKYLAKHNAVFDQLDLVTYEEVVKLPAFKRKTLVLLGAHGVGRRHIKNTLIAKHPERFAYPIPHTTRSPKKDEENGKNYFFVTHEQMMQDISNNDYLEYGSHEDAMYGTRLETICKIHEEGMVAILDVEPQALKVLRTAEFAPYVVFIAAPTITPAMSEDESLQRLQKESEALQHSYAHYFDQTVINNEIDETIRLLEEAIDLVSSTAQWVPVSWVY; this is encoded by the exons GGGGCCGTTCAGTGTGGTGCGTAGATGCATCAACAGAGACACAGGGCAACAGTTTGCTGTCAAGATTGTAGATGTGGCCAGTTTCACCTCCAGCCCTGGACTGAGTACAGAAG ATCTGAAGCGGGAGGCCAGTATCTGTCACATGCTCAAACATCCTCATATAGTGGAGCTACTGGAGACATACAGCTCTGATGGGATGCTCTACATGGTCTTTGagtt tatGGATGGTGCAGATTTGTGTTTTGAGATAGTAAAGCGGGCTGACGCCGGGTTTGTCTACAGTGAAGCTGTTTCCAG TCACTACATGCGACAGATACTTGAAGCTCTTCGCTATTGCCATGACAACAATGTCATACACAGAGACGTCAAG CCTCACTGTGTGCTTCTGGCATCTAAAGAGAACTCTGCTCCTGTCAAATTGGGGGGTTTTGGAGTGGCCATACAGCTGGGAGAGTCTGGACTGGTGGCTGGAG GTCGTGTAGGAACCCCTCACTTCATGGCTCCAGAGGTGGTGAAGCGGGAGCCGTACGGCAAGCCGGTTGATGTTTGGGGATGTGGGGTGATTCTCTTCATCCTGATAAGCGGCTGTTTGCCTTTTTATGGCACTAAGGAGCGTTTGTTTGAAGCCATCGTGAAAGGGAAATACAAG atGAACCCGCGGCAGTGGGGTCACGTATCTGAGAGTGCTAAAGATCTTGTGCGTCGTATGCTGATGCTGGACCCCGCAGAGAGGATCACAGTCTATGAAGCACTCAACCACCCCTGGCTCAAG GAGAGAGATCGTTACTCTTATAAGATTCACCTGCCAGAGACAATAGAACAGCTGCGGAAGTTTAATGCTCGGAGGAAGCTGAAG GGGGCCGTGCTCGCTGCCGTCTCCAGCCACAAGTTCAACTCCTTCTATGGTGACCCCCCCGAAGACCTCCATGACTTCTCTGAGGACCCCACGTCTTCAG gggcTGTGTCTCAAGTACTGGACAGTCTAGAGGAGATCCACGCGCTGACCGACTGCAGTGAGAAAGATCTGGACTTCCTGCACAGCGTCTTCCAAGACCAACATCTGCACATACTGCTAGAC CTGTATGATAAGATCAACAGCAGATCTTCACCTCAGATCAGAAATCAACCCAGTGATGCTGTTCAGAGAGCTAAAGAG GTGCTGGAGACCATCTGCTGCTACCCTGAGAACATGGAGGCTAAAGAGCTCAAGAGAATTCTCACACAGCCTCATTTCATG GCATTACTGCAGACGCATGATGTGGTGGCTCATGAAGTGTACAGCGATGATGCTTTGAGAGTGACCCCTCCTCCGACCTCGCCTTACCTGAACGGAGACTCGCCAGAGAGCATCAATGGAGATATGGACCTGGAGAATGTCACGCGTGTTCGTCTCGTGCAGTTCCAGAAGAACACAGATGAACCCATG GGTATTACTCTGAAGATGAACGATCTCAACCACTGCATCGTAGCCAGAATAATGCACGGAGGAATGATCCATAGACAAG ggACGCTGCACGTGGGAGATGAGATCCGTGAGATAAACGGCATCAGTGTGGCCAATCAGACTGTGGAACAGCTGCAGAAGAtgctt agagagatgagaggcAGCATCACGTTTAAGATTGTACCGAGCTACCGCAGTCAGTCTTTGTCGTGTGAC AAAGAGTCACCGGATCTGTCCAGACAGTCTCCTGCTAACGGATACTCCAGCATCACCAGCTCCATCTTA GATTTACCATCAACTATCCAACCCAAAGGACGACCTGTGAGATTTCATTCATCTTCT ATCTCCAGCGCAGCAGTCAAGgataaaatatttcagaag ATATACGTGCGAGCGCAGTTTGAGTATGACCCCGCTAAAGACGACCTCATTCCTTGTAAAGAAGCGGGGATTCGCTTCCGGGTGGGTGACATCATTCAGATCATCAGTAAGGACGATCATAACTGGTGGCAGGGCAAACTGGAGAACACCAAGAACGCCACGGCGGGTCTGATCCCCTCGCCCGAGCTACAGGAGTG GCGTGTAGCGTGTATAGCCATGGAGAAAACCAAACAGGAGCAACAGGCCAGCTGTACGTGGTTTGGCAAGAAGAAGAAACAGTACAAGGACAAATATTTAGCCAAACACAACGCAG TGTTTGATCAACTAGATCTGGTGACGTACGAGGAGGTGGTGAAGTTACCCGCCTTCAAGAGGAAAACTCTGGTGCTGCTGG GTGCTCACGGGGTCGGCAGGAGGCACATCAAGAACACGCTCATCGCAAAACATCCCGAGCGATTTGCGTATCCCATTCCAC ACACGACCAGATCTCCTAAGAAGGACGAGGAGAACGGTAAGAACTACTTCTTCGTGACACACGAGCAGATGATGCAGGACATCTCTAATAATGATTATCTGGAGTACGGCAGCCACGAGGACGCCATGTACGGCACACGTCTGGAGACCATCTGCAAGATCCATGAGGAGGGCATGGTCGCCATCCTGGACGTGGAGCCGCAG GCACTGAAGGTTCTGCGGACGGCTGAATTTGCACCGTATGTCGTGTTCATCGCTGCTCCGACTATAACACCTGCTATGAGTGAG gACGAATCTCTCCAGCGGCTGCAGAAAGAGTCGGAGGCTCTCCAACACTCTTATGCGCATTACTTTGATCAGACCGTTATCAATAATGAGATCGACGAGACCATCCGCCTGCTGGAGGAGGCCATTGATCTGGTGTCCAGCACCGCGCAGTGGGTCCCCGTGTCCTGGGTGTATTAG
- the caskb gene encoding calcium/calmodulin-dependent serine protein kinase b isoform X3, whose amino-acid sequence MADDDVLFEDVYELCEVIGKGPFSVVRRCINRDTGQQFAVKIVDVASFTSSPGLSTEDLKREASICHMLKHPHIVELLETYSSDGMLYMVFEFMDGADLCFEIVKRADAGFVYSEAVSSHYMRQILEALRYCHDNNVIHRDVKPHCVLLASKENSAPVKLGGFGVAIQLGESGLVAGGRVGTPHFMAPEVVKREPYGKPVDVWGCGVILFILISGCLPFYGTKERLFEAIVKGKYKMNPRQWGHVSESAKDLVRRMLMLDPAERITVYEALNHPWLKERDRYSYKIHLPETIEQLRKFNARRKLKGAVLAAVSSHKFNSFYGDPPEDLHDFSEDPTSSGLLAAERAVSQVLDSLEEIHALTDCSEKDLDFLHSVFQDQHLHILLDLYDKINSRSSPQIRNQPSDAVQRAKEVHGHLHFTHDITSCSLTSRHVSRCVCSQVLETICCYPENMEAKELKRILTQPHFMALLQTHDVVAHEVYSDDALRVTPPPTSPYLNGDSPESINGDMDLENVTRVRLVQFQKNTDEPMGITLKMNDLNHCIVARIMHGGMIHRQGTLHVGDEIREINGISVANQTVEQLQKMLREMRGSITFKIVPSYRSQSLSCDKESPDLSRQSPANGYSSITSSILDLPSTIQPKGRPISSAAVKDKIFQKIYVRAQFEYDPAKDDLIPCKEAGIRFRVGDIIQIISKDDHNWWQGKLENTKNATAGLIPSPELQEWRVACIAMEKTKQEQQASCTWFGKKKKQYKDKYLAKHNAVFDQLDLVTYEEVVKLPAFKRKTLVLLGAHGVGRRHIKNTLIAKHPERFAYPIPHTTRSPKKDEENGKNYFFVTHEQMMQDISNNDYLEYGSHEDAMYGTRLETICKIHEEGMVAILDVEPQALKVLRTAEFAPYVVFIAAPTITPAMSEDESLQRLQKESEALQHSYAHYFDQTVINNEIDETIRLLEEAIDLVSSTAQWVPVSWVY is encoded by the exons GGGGCCGTTCAGTGTGGTGCGTAGATGCATCAACAGAGACACAGGGCAACAGTTTGCTGTCAAGATTGTAGATGTGGCCAGTTTCACCTCCAGCCCTGGACTGAGTACAGAAG ATCTGAAGCGGGAGGCCAGTATCTGTCACATGCTCAAACATCCTCATATAGTGGAGCTACTGGAGACATACAGCTCTGATGGGATGCTCTACATGGTCTTTGagtt tatGGATGGTGCAGATTTGTGTTTTGAGATAGTAAAGCGGGCTGACGCCGGGTTTGTCTACAGTGAAGCTGTTTCCAG TCACTACATGCGACAGATACTTGAAGCTCTTCGCTATTGCCATGACAACAATGTCATACACAGAGACGTCAAG CCTCACTGTGTGCTTCTGGCATCTAAAGAGAACTCTGCTCCTGTCAAATTGGGGGGTTTTGGAGTGGCCATACAGCTGGGAGAGTCTGGACTGGTGGCTGGAG GTCGTGTAGGAACCCCTCACTTCATGGCTCCAGAGGTGGTGAAGCGGGAGCCGTACGGCAAGCCGGTTGATGTTTGGGGATGTGGGGTGATTCTCTTCATCCTGATAAGCGGCTGTTTGCCTTTTTATGGCACTAAGGAGCGTTTGTTTGAAGCCATCGTGAAAGGGAAATACAAG atGAACCCGCGGCAGTGGGGTCACGTATCTGAGAGTGCTAAAGATCTTGTGCGTCGTATGCTGATGCTGGACCCCGCAGAGAGGATCACAGTCTATGAAGCACTCAACCACCCCTGGCTCAAG GAGAGAGATCGTTACTCTTATAAGATTCACCTGCCAGAGACAATAGAACAGCTGCGGAAGTTTAATGCTCGGAGGAAGCTGAAG GGGGCCGTGCTCGCTGCCGTCTCCAGCCACAAGTTCAACTCCTTCTATGGTGACCCCCCCGAAGACCTCCATGACTTCTCTGAGGACCCCACGTCTTCAG GATTGCTTGCTGCAGAAA gggcTGTGTCTCAAGTACTGGACAGTCTAGAGGAGATCCACGCGCTGACCGACTGCAGTGAGAAAGATCTGGACTTCCTGCACAGCGTCTTCCAAGACCAACATCTGCACATACTGCTAGAC CTGTATGATAAGATCAACAGCAGATCTTCACCTCAGATCAGAAATCAACCCAGTGATGCTGTTCAGAGAGCTAAAGAGGTACACGGACATCTTCACTTCAcacatgacatcacttcctgctCGCTGACATCACGTCACGTCTCACGTTGTGTCTGTTCACAGGTGCTGGAGACCATCTGCTGCTACCCTGAGAACATGGAGGCTAAAGAGCTCAAGAGAATTCTCACACAGCCTCATTTCATG GCATTACTGCAGACGCATGATGTGGTGGCTCATGAAGTGTACAGCGATGATGCTTTGAGAGTGACCCCTCCTCCGACCTCGCCTTACCTGAACGGAGACTCGCCAGAGAGCATCAATGGAGATATGGACCTGGAGAATGTCACGCGTGTTCGTCTCGTGCAGTTCCAGAAGAACACAGATGAACCCATG GGTATTACTCTGAAGATGAACGATCTCAACCACTGCATCGTAGCCAGAATAATGCACGGAGGAATGATCCATAGACAAG ggACGCTGCACGTGGGAGATGAGATCCGTGAGATAAACGGCATCAGTGTGGCCAATCAGACTGTGGAACAGCTGCAGAAGAtgctt agagagatgagaggcAGCATCACGTTTAAGATTGTACCGAGCTACCGCAGTCAGTCTTTGTCGTGTGAC AAAGAGTCACCGGATCTGTCCAGACAGTCTCCTGCTAACGGATACTCCAGCATCACCAGCTCCATCTTA GATTTACCATCAACTATCCAACCCAAAGGACGACCT ATCTCCAGCGCAGCAGTCAAGgataaaatatttcagaag ATATACGTGCGAGCGCAGTTTGAGTATGACCCCGCTAAAGACGACCTCATTCCTTGTAAAGAAGCGGGGATTCGCTTCCGGGTGGGTGACATCATTCAGATCATCAGTAAGGACGATCATAACTGGTGGCAGGGCAAACTGGAGAACACCAAGAACGCCACGGCGGGTCTGATCCCCTCGCCCGAGCTACAGGAGTG GCGTGTAGCGTGTATAGCCATGGAGAAAACCAAACAGGAGCAACAGGCCAGCTGTACGTGGTTTGGCAAGAAGAAGAAACAGTACAAGGACAAATATTTAGCCAAACACAACGCAG TGTTTGATCAACTAGATCTGGTGACGTACGAGGAGGTGGTGAAGTTACCCGCCTTCAAGAGGAAAACTCTGGTGCTGCTGG GTGCTCACGGGGTCGGCAGGAGGCACATCAAGAACACGCTCATCGCAAAACATCCCGAGCGATTTGCGTATCCCATTCCAC ACACGACCAGATCTCCTAAGAAGGACGAGGAGAACGGTAAGAACTACTTCTTCGTGACACACGAGCAGATGATGCAGGACATCTCTAATAATGATTATCTGGAGTACGGCAGCCACGAGGACGCCATGTACGGCACACGTCTGGAGACCATCTGCAAGATCCATGAGGAGGGCATGGTCGCCATCCTGGACGTGGAGCCGCAG GCACTGAAGGTTCTGCGGACGGCTGAATTTGCACCGTATGTCGTGTTCATCGCTGCTCCGACTATAACACCTGCTATGAGTGAG gACGAATCTCTCCAGCGGCTGCAGAAAGAGTCGGAGGCTCTCCAACACTCTTATGCGCATTACTTTGATCAGACCGTTATCAATAATGAGATCGACGAGACCATCCGCCTGCTGGAGGAGGCCATTGATCTGGTGTCCAGCACCGCGCAGTGGGTCCCCGTGTCCTGGGTGTATTAG
- the caskb gene encoding calcium/calmodulin-dependent serine protein kinase b isoform X2, with translation MADDDVLFEDVYELCEVIGKGPFSVVRRCINRDTGQQFAVKIVDVASFTSSPGLSTEDLKREASICHMLKHPHIVELLETYSSDGMLYMVFEFMDGADLCFEIVKRADAGFVYSEAVSSHYMRQILEALRYCHDNNVIHRDVKPHCVLLASKENSAPVKLGGFGVAIQLGESGLVAGGRVGTPHFMAPEVVKREPYGKPVDVWGCGVILFILISGCLPFYGTKERLFEAIVKGKYKMNPRQWGHVSESAKDLVRRMLMLDPAERITVYEALNHPWLKERDRYSYKIHLPETIEQLRKFNARRKLKGAVLAAVSSHKFNSFYGDPPEDLHDFSEDPTSSGLLAAERAVSQVLDSLEEIHALTDCSEKDLDFLHSVFQDQHLHILLDLYDKINSRSSPQIRNQPSDAVQRAKEVHGHLHFTHDITSCSLTSRHVSRCVCSQVLETICCYPENMEAKELKRILTQPHFMALLQTHDVVAHEVYSDDALRVTPPPTSPYLNGDSPESINGDMDLENVTRVRLVQFQKNTDEPMGITLKMNDLNHCIVARIMHGGMIHRQGTLHVGDEIREINGISVANQTVEQLQKMLREMRGSITFKIVPSYRSQSLSCDKESPDLSRQSPANGYSSITSSILDLPSTIQPKGRPVRFHSSSISSAAVKDKIFQKIYVRAQFEYDPAKDDLIPCKEAGIRFRVGDIIQIISKDDHNWWQGKLENTKNATAGLIPSPELQEWRVACIAMEKTKQEQQASCTWFGKKKKQYKDKYLAKHNADLVTYEEVVKLPAFKRKTLVLLGAHGVGRRHIKNTLIAKHPERFAYPIPHTTRSPKKDEENGKNYFFVTHEQMMQDISNNDYLEYGSHEDAMYGTRLETICKIHEEGMVAILDVEPQALKVLRTAEFAPYVVFIAAPTITPAMSEDESLQRLQKESEALQHSYAHYFDQTVINNEIDETIRLLEEAIDLVSSTAQWVPVSWVY, from the exons GGGGCCGTTCAGTGTGGTGCGTAGATGCATCAACAGAGACACAGGGCAACAGTTTGCTGTCAAGATTGTAGATGTGGCCAGTTTCACCTCCAGCCCTGGACTGAGTACAGAAG ATCTGAAGCGGGAGGCCAGTATCTGTCACATGCTCAAACATCCTCATATAGTGGAGCTACTGGAGACATACAGCTCTGATGGGATGCTCTACATGGTCTTTGagtt tatGGATGGTGCAGATTTGTGTTTTGAGATAGTAAAGCGGGCTGACGCCGGGTTTGTCTACAGTGAAGCTGTTTCCAG TCACTACATGCGACAGATACTTGAAGCTCTTCGCTATTGCCATGACAACAATGTCATACACAGAGACGTCAAG CCTCACTGTGTGCTTCTGGCATCTAAAGAGAACTCTGCTCCTGTCAAATTGGGGGGTTTTGGAGTGGCCATACAGCTGGGAGAGTCTGGACTGGTGGCTGGAG GTCGTGTAGGAACCCCTCACTTCATGGCTCCAGAGGTGGTGAAGCGGGAGCCGTACGGCAAGCCGGTTGATGTTTGGGGATGTGGGGTGATTCTCTTCATCCTGATAAGCGGCTGTTTGCCTTTTTATGGCACTAAGGAGCGTTTGTTTGAAGCCATCGTGAAAGGGAAATACAAG atGAACCCGCGGCAGTGGGGTCACGTATCTGAGAGTGCTAAAGATCTTGTGCGTCGTATGCTGATGCTGGACCCCGCAGAGAGGATCACAGTCTATGAAGCACTCAACCACCCCTGGCTCAAG GAGAGAGATCGTTACTCTTATAAGATTCACCTGCCAGAGACAATAGAACAGCTGCGGAAGTTTAATGCTCGGAGGAAGCTGAAG GGGGCCGTGCTCGCTGCCGTCTCCAGCCACAAGTTCAACTCCTTCTATGGTGACCCCCCCGAAGACCTCCATGACTTCTCTGAGGACCCCACGTCTTCAG GATTGCTTGCTGCAGAAA gggcTGTGTCTCAAGTACTGGACAGTCTAGAGGAGATCCACGCGCTGACCGACTGCAGTGAGAAAGATCTGGACTTCCTGCACAGCGTCTTCCAAGACCAACATCTGCACATACTGCTAGAC CTGTATGATAAGATCAACAGCAGATCTTCACCTCAGATCAGAAATCAACCCAGTGATGCTGTTCAGAGAGCTAAAGAGGTACACGGACATCTTCACTTCAcacatgacatcacttcctgctCGCTGACATCACGTCACGTCTCACGTTGTGTCTGTTCACAGGTGCTGGAGACCATCTGCTGCTACCCTGAGAACATGGAGGCTAAAGAGCTCAAGAGAATTCTCACACAGCCTCATTTCATG GCATTACTGCAGACGCATGATGTGGTGGCTCATGAAGTGTACAGCGATGATGCTTTGAGAGTGACCCCTCCTCCGACCTCGCCTTACCTGAACGGAGACTCGCCAGAGAGCATCAATGGAGATATGGACCTGGAGAATGTCACGCGTGTTCGTCTCGTGCAGTTCCAGAAGAACACAGATGAACCCATG GGTATTACTCTGAAGATGAACGATCTCAACCACTGCATCGTAGCCAGAATAATGCACGGAGGAATGATCCATAGACAAG ggACGCTGCACGTGGGAGATGAGATCCGTGAGATAAACGGCATCAGTGTGGCCAATCAGACTGTGGAACAGCTGCAGAAGAtgctt agagagatgagaggcAGCATCACGTTTAAGATTGTACCGAGCTACCGCAGTCAGTCTTTGTCGTGTGAC AAAGAGTCACCGGATCTGTCCAGACAGTCTCCTGCTAACGGATACTCCAGCATCACCAGCTCCATCTTA GATTTACCATCAACTATCCAACCCAAAGGACGACCTGTGAGATTTCATTCATCTTCT ATCTCCAGCGCAGCAGTCAAGgataaaatatttcagaag ATATACGTGCGAGCGCAGTTTGAGTATGACCCCGCTAAAGACGACCTCATTCCTTGTAAAGAAGCGGGGATTCGCTTCCGGGTGGGTGACATCATTCAGATCATCAGTAAGGACGATCATAACTGGTGGCAGGGCAAACTGGAGAACACCAAGAACGCCACGGCGGGTCTGATCCCCTCGCCCGAGCTACAGGAGTG GCGTGTAGCGTGTATAGCCATGGAGAAAACCAAACAGGAGCAACAGGCCAGCTGTACGTGGTTTGGCAAGAAGAAGAAACAGTACAAGGACAAATATTTAGCCAAACACAACGCAG ATCTGGTGACGTACGAGGAGGTGGTGAAGTTACCCGCCTTCAAGAGGAAAACTCTGGTGCTGCTGG GTGCTCACGGGGTCGGCAGGAGGCACATCAAGAACACGCTCATCGCAAAACATCCCGAGCGATTTGCGTATCCCATTCCAC ACACGACCAGATCTCCTAAGAAGGACGAGGAGAACGGTAAGAACTACTTCTTCGTGACACACGAGCAGATGATGCAGGACATCTCTAATAATGATTATCTGGAGTACGGCAGCCACGAGGACGCCATGTACGGCACACGTCTGGAGACCATCTGCAAGATCCATGAGGAGGGCATGGTCGCCATCCTGGACGTGGAGCCGCAG GCACTGAAGGTTCTGCGGACGGCTGAATTTGCACCGTATGTCGTGTTCATCGCTGCTCCGACTATAACACCTGCTATGAGTGAG gACGAATCTCTCCAGCGGCTGCAGAAAGAGTCGGAGGCTCTCCAACACTCTTATGCGCATTACTTTGATCAGACCGTTATCAATAATGAGATCGACGAGACCATCCGCCTGCTGGAGGAGGCCATTGATCTGGTGTCCAGCACCGCGCAGTGGGTCCCCGTGTCCTGGGTGTATTAG